In Trifolium pratense cultivar HEN17-A07 linkage group LG7, ARS_RC_1.1, whole genome shotgun sequence, a genomic segment contains:
- the LOC123894890 gene encoding polyadenylate-binding protein-interacting protein 9, with protein sequence MATVVADISADANKMDSKPKAESEFSVQKLVDMFTKLNPLAKEFFPSSYSPNHDQTRQGYNLLTPNNFLVNTKPSANDNNPNNRRRRNNFTQGRRRLNGRSLKAQREDSVRRTVYVSDIDQHVTEERLAALFTNCGQVIDCRICGDPHSVLRFAFVEFSDEHGARAALNLGGTVLGYYPVRVLPSKTAILPVNPTFLPRSDDEREMCTRTVYCTNIDKKISQAEVKNFFESACGEVTRLRLLGDQVHSTRIAFVEFAIADSAIVALNCSGMLLGTQPIRVSPSKTPVRPRVTRPVSR encoded by the exons ATGGCTACGGTTGTTGCTGACATTTCAGCTGATGCAAACAAAATGGACTCAAAACCAAAGGCTGAATCTGAATTCAGTGTTCAGAAACTTGTTGACATGTTCACAAAGTTGAATCCTTTGGCTAAGGagttttttccttcttcttatTCTCCTAATCATGATCAGACTCGTCAGGGTTATAATCTGCTTACTCCTAACAATTTTCTGGTTAATACTAAGCCATCTGCTAATGATAATAACCCAAATAATCGAAGG AGGAGAAACAATTTTACTCAAGGGAGGAGAAGGTTGAATGGAAGATCACTAAAGGCTCAAAGGGAAGATAGCGTTAGAAGAACCGTATATGTTTCTGATATTGATCAGCAT GTTACTGAGGAGCGGCTTGCAGCCTTATTCACCAACTGTGGACAA GTCATTGATTGCCGAATTTGTGGTGATCCGCATTCAGTTCTTCGTTTTGCTTTTGTCGAGTTTTCAGATGAAC ATGGAGCAAGGGCTGCTTTGAACCTTGGTGGTACTGTGCTCGGATACTATCCAGTTAGGGTCCTTCCTTCAAAAACTGCTATCCTTCCTGTGAATCCTACATTCCTTCCTAGG TCAGATGATGAGCGGGAAATGTGTACCAGGACTGTCTATTGTACAAATATTGACAAAAAG ATTTCTCAAGCTGAAGTGAAGAATTTTTTTGAATCAGCTTGTGGCGAG GTTACGCGCTTGAGGCTTTTGGGGGACCAGGTGCATTCAACTCGAATTGCTTTTGTGGAATTTGCAATT GCAGACAGTGCCATCGTTGCACTTAACTGTAGCGGCATGCTCTTGGGAACCCAGCCTATCAG GGTAAGTCCTTCAAAGACTCCAGTGAGGCCAAGGGTCACTCGTCCAGTATCGCGTTAA